In Fulvia fulva chromosome 8, complete sequence, the DNA window CTTCAACCAGTCTCGAGACTGAACCGCGACATCTGCGCTGCAGGCACGAACAGATCGCAAGGCCACGATCTTCTTGGCATGGAGACCAGTGAGACCAATTTCCGCGGTCTTTGTGTCGCCGAAGTGGAAAGTGTTGAGGCTCCAGAACATCGAGTAAGTCTCCTCGCGGATCTGTCGGTTGCAGCGGAGCAGGCCTGGCTCTGTGATGAGCCAGTTTGGAAAGGATATGCAGGTCGAGTGGAAGAGCGCGTATTCGTAGATCCTATTCCGAAGCTCGGGTGGTAGGTTGAGAAGGTATTGCTTGTCGGGGGACGGCGAAGGTGGTTTGCTTTGTGCGCTACTCGAGGTTAGTCTCTAGGCATAACATTATGCAAACGCGGACTTGCCTTTGCGAACAGTGGTCGTCCGGCTTCGGTGGCGGAGCCATTGCCCTGGCAATTGCGTGCCACCATTGGTGGTACATACTCGACGACATCGCGAGTTACTGTATGCGCGATGATGGCAAAGCTGCTATTTCCATTTCCAGATCATGCACCGCCTCAGACCCTCCATCTCTCGGCACCAGCCGCAGTCTGAACCCGCTTGAGATAAATACGCTTGGCGGACATGTGAGCCACCAATTTCCATCTCCGTGTTATAGTGACTCATACTCAGCGAGCCCGGCAATCGCTATGATATCCTACGTGTTGGATCTCCGCTTGCGGAAGACACCCAACGTCGTGAAGCGACGGCCAGTATCAGATACCCACTCCACAAACCCACGCTCGAACGAAAGCAGATCCGCCAATGTCACCCAAAGAACCCCCTCGCCCTCTACCCTCATGGGTACTCTCAGTACTCCACGCTGTAGCAGATCATCGCTGCCCATCTCTAGGGTGAACCACGCGAACTGCCCCTCGGCGTATGTAAGGCTAAGCGGTGCGAAATGCTCGTCGCCAACACGGAGCGATGTCAGCGCAACGTACTTCTCAGGTCGGAGGTGCTGTAGCCACTTTAGCGTGAAATGATTGCTGTCGCTGCAGAATGTGTTCATGCTGTAGAACATCGGCAGGCTTTCGTGGCGGATCTGTCGACATGTCCTGGTGAGGGCCGGCTCCATGCAAAGCTCTTGTATCGGGCGGTCGGCAGCGTTAGGCCATGGTGCACAGGCTGTGATTCTGCAGTCTTCATCGTTGTCGCAAGTCACAGCAAACTCGTAGATGGTATTGCGAATTTCCGGTGGGAGATCGAGGAAGCTCTTCATGGCGGAAGCGGAGCTGGTACTGCGGGTAGTCGCTGGTATTGTGGCAGAAAGTGAGTAGCCCATTATACGAAGATGTGCACTGCAGAAAGAATTCAGATATCTTTTGCGGGATCTTCGAATCTTGTGCGCCCAAGTCCACGGCACCGGTCACAAGCCGTTGCACTCGAACGCCAACAGCTGATCAATTATTGGCCTGCTGTTTCTGGAACCAACAATTCTTCTGTGAAATCACCAGCTCTTCCGATCGCCGTGCTTACTGTGGCGAGCTTCAGTATATCTCCCACAGAGATACCTTGCCATCCTTGCTCCCTACCGCCAGCCAATGCGTGGTCCGCGCGGCCAAAGCTCTTCGTTCAGAAACCGTGCGTTCACCTTCCTCCACTTCGCTGCTCTTGCCTTTACCATCTTCGCCCCTACTGCTTTCAACCCCCGTTCCGACTTTTGCAAATGCCAATGCATAACATCCCTCCTTATGCCACTTCAGCACCGCCAGCTCCTTCATTGTCTTCACGCTATACACCCGCACCCTCGCATCCCATCCAGCAGTCGCAAGAATCTTCTCGTCATTCCTCACCACCAATCCCTGCTGCCCCGCATGCTTCGTCTGCACAATCttcgccggtgttggtgaGTTCCCAAAAGTATGCCTGGCGACCACAGCATCTGCAGAGGAAGTGAAAAAGCATGACTGTGAGGGCGATATGTTCAGTGATAGGATGGGCTGCGAATGATGCTTCTGCGTATATACGAGATTCCACTTCCTTGTCGCCCCTTCCTGCTGCCATATGCATGCAAGGCCCGATTCGTAACCGGCAATAACGAGGAGTTCGTTGATTGGCATGCTCCTTCCGTTTGGCTGGAACTGCAGGCCAATTGCCATGACCATACCAGTTTTGACATCCTGCGGAGCGGGAATTGTCGCTATTCTCTGTTCGTCTGGGAGACAAGTAACATTAACATGCCCATCTTGCACGCCCGGAGTCGCCACCAGGATCCCCTCCGCTGGCAGATCATTGTGTCCATCTGGCTTGAGCACAATTGATGTGAACGAGCAGAAGTTCCAGGCATTGACTCGAAGACTGTGCAGTAACCACGGCTGTTTCCTCTCGATCTCGGCATCGTCGATGGGAAGTATCGTTGAGCAGTCAGACTCGGCATTTCCCGGCAGTTGCCACACCAGTAGCTTGTTGTCTCGTCCATGCGATATTATCTTGTCATCATTCCAGCTTGCCAGTCCCACGATCGTGGTTGAGTGAGGTTTCCACACTGCCACGGCGCGTTTGCTGGCTGTGCTCCATATGACCACGAAGCCGTCGGCATCTCCAGTGACCAGACGAGTATTGTCGCGGAAGAAGTGCACAGCATGTATCTGAGCAGAATGTCCTCGGAGTACATATGATGGCTGCGCAGGAGGTTGCTCTGAGCTTTGGATGGTGTTGTCCTGCGCCATGGTCTGTGTGTTGGTGGCTGGGGAATTGAGGTTCAACTTTTCATCCTCGGACCTGCTTCATCTTTCTTTCTTCAACCAACCACAACCCGAATCAGGTTATCGTCGCGCTGGCAGATGTTTTCGAGATGACGCGTTAATGGATGCGACGACGTGGGCGTCTCTTGGTCATCACAAAACTTTGGAAGCCGCGACGACAAGCCGGGAGTGGCGGGCAAGCACTTTTTGTGACCTCAGGCAACTTCGTATGCTCAAGCAATTCAATAGCGGACCTGCATGATGCGGTATATCTTCAAGGAGGCTCGACTGGGCACACCAGCATGATCTGCATATGATGCCACTAGCCGGGGCATAGGATCCCAAGACATGGGCCGCTGGAGAACAGTTCCTGCTAAGTTCACATTCGACCATCAAGCTACCTGCTTTGGCATCAAGCCGCTCACTGAGGCCTGCTCATGTCGGCTCAGAGCTTCGACATCACAGCTGGAGCAGTCGGCGACAATGATATTGGCTCCTCGAAGACCATGATCTTCTTCACATCCCCAGTCATACGCTTCCAGGCCATGTTCTTGGAGATCCGGCTAAACATCAGCGTTGACGAGTAGCAGTCACAGCCGGTCTCCATCTCCTCGTCAGATGCTGTCGAAATCTTGTTGGAATATGAAGACGTCCGTCTCGGAACACGAATCCTTTGCTCTGTCTTCCATGGCAGTCGAGATATCTCCATCGTACGAAGCAGGCGATTTGAGGGATCTGCTATCACATCAGTCATGCCAATCGCCGGTACGGGTCCGGAATCACTCACTTCTCGCGACTTCTATAGGCTGTAGAGATACGCTGTGGTCGGAGCAGATGTAGACAAGGGCATATTTGCCGTCGTCTATGCTATCATCGCTTTTGCAGCTATTCGTCCTCAAGACGTTCATGGTGAATAACGTCAACGTGTA includes these proteins:
- a CDS encoding ASTRA-associated protein 1, encoding MAQDNTIQSSEQPPAQPSYVLRGHSAQIHAVHFFRDNTRLVTGDADGFVVIWSTASKRAVAVWKPHSTTIVGLASWNDDKIISHGRDNKLLVWQLPGNAESDCSTILPIDDAEIERKQPWLLHSLRVNAWNFCSFTSIVLKPDGHNDLPAEGILVATPGVQDGHVNVTCLPDEQRIATIPAPQDVKTGMVMAIGLQFQPNGRSMPINELLVIAGYESGLACIWQQEGATRKWNLVYTQKHHSQPILSLNISPSQSCFFTSSADAVVARHTFGNSPTPAKIVQTKHAGQQGLVVRNDEKILATAGWDARVRVYSVKTMKELAVLKWHKEGCYALAFAKVGTGVESSRGEDGKGKSSEVEEGERTVSERRALAARTTHWLAVGSKDGKVSLWEIY